A single window of Sporosarcina sp. FSL W7-1349 DNA harbors:
- a CDS encoding MOSC domain-containing protein codes for MNFLVQQIFTGKPKTVGEKEAASPMEREWKSGIFKEAISGEIWVGRTNLEGDGQADLKNHGGPEKAVFAYPVEHYSFFHQEYGLTAMQAGGMGENLSLLNMLERDVCIGDTYEIGGALIQVSQPRQPCWKPARRFKRKDLSLLIQNSGKTGWYFRVLQEGFIHAGQTLTLVSRPAPEWTIANCNHVMHVNKEDIEQAAALAACEWLATNWKNTLNKRVQLGDSGNPAKRLYGPNE; via the coding sequence TTGAATTTTCTAGTACAACAGATATTTACAGGCAAACCGAAAACGGTTGGAGAAAAAGAGGCGGCATCGCCAATGGAACGGGAATGGAAAAGCGGGATTTTCAAAGAAGCGATTTCAGGTGAAATCTGGGTCGGTCGAACAAACTTGGAGGGAGACGGCCAAGCAGATCTGAAAAATCATGGAGGACCCGAGAAAGCGGTATTTGCCTATCCAGTTGAACACTATTCCTTTTTTCATCAGGAATATGGCTTGACGGCGATGCAGGCGGGCGGGATGGGTGAAAATCTATCCTTGTTAAACATGCTGGAACGGGATGTTTGCATAGGGGACACATATGAAATCGGAGGTGCGTTGATTCAAGTCTCACAACCGAGGCAGCCTTGCTGGAAACCTGCACGGCGGTTTAAACGAAAGGATCTTTCCTTGCTTATCCAAAACTCCGGTAAAACCGGCTGGTATTTCCGCGTGCTTCAAGAAGGGTTTATCCACGCCGGACAGACATTGACATTAGTCAGCCGGCCCGCTCCGGAATGGACAATCGCCAATTGCAATCACGTCATGCACGTTAATAAAGAAGACATAGAACAGGCTGCCGCGCTAGCCGCATGCGAATGGCTCGCGACCAACTGGAAAAATACACTGAACAAGCGTGTCCAACTTGGCGATTCAGGCAATCCGGCCAAACGATTGTATGGGCCCAATGAGTAA
- a CDS encoding SDR family NAD(P)-dependent oxidoreductase yields the protein MGSLDGKVAIITGGSRGMGASHVRKFVSEGAKVVFTDILVEEGEALAKELGENARFIKQDVSSATGWDQVVAEAEDKFGPVNILVNNAGIAINKLIEEMTEEEYRKVIDVNQISVFLGMKAVYPSMKKTKDGSIINISSLGGLVGRENLIAYGASKFAVRGMTKVAAIEYGPDGIRVNSVHPGIIETSMTVADEGTKAIVEEAVKQIPLRRTAKPEEVSDLVLYLASDGSKYSTGSEFVIDGGLFAI from the coding sequence ATGGGGAGTCTGGATGGTAAAGTGGCGATCATTACTGGCGGGTCGCGTGGAATGGGAGCGTCCCATGTGCGAAAATTTGTTAGTGAAGGTGCAAAAGTAGTCTTCACTGATATTCTGGTAGAAGAGGGAGAAGCATTGGCCAAGGAGCTAGGCGAAAATGCAAGATTCATTAAACAGGATGTGTCCAGTGCTACTGGATGGGATCAAGTTGTTGCTGAAGCCGAAGACAAATTCGGGCCAGTCAATATACTTGTAAACAATGCAGGTATCGCCATTAATAAGCTAATCGAAGAAATGACTGAAGAAGAATATCGAAAAGTAATAGATGTCAACCAAATATCAGTATTTCTAGGGATGAAAGCAGTTTACCCTTCAATGAAAAAAACAAAAGATGGATCCATTATAAACATCTCCTCGTTAGGTGGACTTGTTGGTCGAGAAAACCTGATAGCATACGGAGCTTCAAAGTTTGCGGTCAGAGGCATGACAAAAGTGGCGGCTATAGAATATGGACCTGACGGAATTCGAGTGAATTCTGTTCATCCTGGAATAATAGAAACCTCTATGACAGTCGCTGACGAAGGAACAAAAGCTATTGTCGAGGAAGCAGTAAAACAAATTCCATTGAGAAGAACTGCTAAACCAGAGGAAGTATCTGATCTTGTCCTATATCTTGCTTCTGATGGTTCTAAGTATTCCACTGGTTCGGAGTTTGTCATTGATGGTGGTCTGTTTGCTATATAA
- a CDS encoding glutathione peroxidase, whose protein sequence is MSIYNYLVRKPNGEILSMETYRGKAILIVNTASQCRFTYQFEELQKMYNQYKEQNFVVLGFPCDQFGQQNPENGEESVQFCQLNYGVNFPVFDLVQVNGEGMDPLFSYLKHEVPFRELDESVMTEKMLKMRLQEEYPDYLIGRNIRWNFTKFLVDANGKVIKRFEPTDSALDIEEEIERVLPQAALS, encoded by the coding sequence TTGAGCATTTACAACTACTTGGTACGGAAGCCGAATGGGGAAATCCTATCGATGGAAACGTACCGGGGAAAAGCGATCTTGATTGTCAATACGGCCAGTCAGTGCCGATTTACGTATCAGTTTGAAGAGCTTCAGAAAATGTACAATCAGTACAAAGAGCAAAATTTTGTCGTATTGGGATTTCCTTGTGATCAATTCGGCCAGCAGAATCCGGAAAACGGGGAAGAATCCGTTCAATTTTGCCAATTGAACTATGGGGTCAACTTTCCGGTCTTCGATCTTGTACAGGTGAACGGGGAGGGGATGGATCCGCTCTTCTCCTATTTGAAACATGAAGTGCCATTTCGGGAACTGGACGAATCGGTGATGACGGAAAAAATGCTGAAGATGAGATTGCAGGAAGAATATCCTGATTATTTAATCGGCAGGAACATTCGTTGGAACTTTACGAAATTCCTAGTGGATGCGAATGGAAAAGTCATCAAACGGTTCGAGCCGACCGATTCTGCGTTGGATATCGAGGAGGAAATCGAACGAGTTCTGCCTCAAGCTGCTCTGTCATAA
- a CDS encoding VOC family protein: protein MTLEIAIFLSMNGKAKEAIDFYIRNLNAEKLMIVTYEDMAKRDNSIELTSENKNHITHSVLQIGKTKLMIAEDTMDLSESYKVGNNTSLCLQSANLEEIQRFYSNLISDERVKIITPLERNVFSEAYGIIEDPFGILIQLMYDQRLKK from the coding sequence ATGACATTAGAAATTGCTATTTTTTTATCAATGAATGGAAAAGCAAAGGAAGCAATTGACTTTTATATACGTAATTTAAACGCCGAAAAGTTAATGATTGTTACGTATGAAGATATGGCTAAAAGAGATAATTCAATTGAACTCACTAGCGAAAATAAAAATCATATTACTCATTCCGTATTGCAAATCGGAAAAACGAAGCTAATGATAGCAGAAGATACAATGGACCTAAGTGAAAGTTATAAGGTTGGAAATAATACGTCCCTTTGCTTACAAAGCGCCAACTTAGAAGAAATACAACGATTTTATAGTAATTTAATTTCTGATGAGAGAGTAAAAATAATCACTCCATTAGAAAGAAATGTTTTTAGTGAAGCCTATGGTATTATAGAAGATCCTTTTGGGATACTAATTCAATTAATGTATGATCAACGATTAAAGAAATAG
- a CDS encoding NAD(P)H-dependent flavin oxidoreductase: MNELCTVLSIRYPILQGGMGNISSTKLAIAVSEAGGLGTIGCGTSEVEEVEEKIIEIKKGTSKSFAVNIAIGVTPHTDELIDLVIKHKVPVVSLSAGNPAPYIPRLHENGIKAIAIVAAVKHAQKAEQAGADVLVAEGFEAAGINSNLELTTFTLIPQIAASVNIPVAAAGGIGDGKGLAAALALGASGVQMGTRFIATQEMPVHDVYKQRLIDASDTETMIIGRNVGRVRRVLKNDYAEELFKREREGLTLEQFNELTTEKQHIQGAIDGDMKQGFINGGQVSGLISDIPTVKELLDGMIRDAQDTLSRSLDGIKSI, encoded by the coding sequence ATGAATGAACTCTGTACAGTATTATCAATCCGATACCCAATCCTTCAAGGAGGAATGGGGAATATTAGTAGTACGAAGTTGGCAATCGCTGTTTCGGAAGCTGGAGGACTCGGGACGATCGGTTGCGGAACATCGGAAGTCGAGGAAGTCGAAGAAAAGATCATTGAAATCAAAAAGGGCACATCCAAAAGTTTTGCGGTCAATATCGCCATCGGTGTAACACCACATACCGACGAACTGATCGACTTGGTCATTAAACATAAAGTGCCTGTCGTATCGCTGTCGGCCGGTAACCCAGCACCCTACATACCGCGTCTTCATGAAAACGGGATCAAAGCCATTGCTATCGTAGCAGCAGTTAAACATGCGCAAAAAGCGGAGCAGGCGGGAGCGGATGTGTTGGTGGCGGAAGGATTTGAAGCGGCGGGTATCAATTCAAACTTGGAGTTGACCACATTTACGTTGATTCCACAAATTGCGGCGAGCGTGAATATTCCAGTCGCGGCAGCAGGAGGAATCGGAGATGGAAAAGGATTGGCCGCTGCGCTTGCTTTAGGTGCATCCGGAGTGCAAATGGGCACTCGTTTCATCGCAACTCAGGAAATGCCGGTCCATGATGTCTATAAGCAACGGCTGATCGATGCTTCGGACACGGAGACGATGATCATCGGCCGTAACGTCGGGCGGGTCCGCCGCGTATTGAAAAACGATTACGCGGAAGAGCTGTTCAAACGGGAACGGGAAGGTTTGACATTGGAACAATTCAATGAGCTGACGACAGAGAAGCAACATATCCAAGGGGCCATCGACGGTGATATGAAACAAGGCTTCATCAATGGCGGACAAGTGTCCGGGCTCATTTCGGATATCCCGACCGTCAAAGAACTGCTGGACGGAATGATCCGTGATGCCCAAGATACGCTGAGCCGTTCCCTTGATGGAATCAAGAGTATATAG
- a CDS encoding NADPH-dependent FMN reductase produces MTINVKAIIGSTSSTSHNLKVVEFMRKRYSEQLQITPVFINDLETFSIDIENEAPPAVQGFKEDVKDSDAVLIAVPEYNYSIPGALKNAIDWCSRGDLVLQGKPTFLIGASIGALGTVRAQLHLKEILTNPMLAPVILPGNDVFIGTVQNKLDAEGDITDQATIDFLDKVVQNFVEFYKKNRAGA; encoded by the coding sequence ATGACTATTAACGTAAAAGCCATTATCGGAAGCACGAGTTCCACGTCCCATAACTTGAAAGTGGTCGAGTTTATGAGAAAACGGTATTCGGAACAATTACAGATCACGCCGGTCTTCATCAACGATCTCGAAACGTTTTCCATCGATATTGAAAATGAAGCACCCCCTGCAGTGCAGGGGTTCAAGGAGGATGTAAAAGACTCGGATGCTGTGTTAATTGCGGTTCCTGAATACAATTACTCCATCCCAGGCGCCTTGAAAAACGCGATTGATTGGTGTTCGCGGGGAGATTTGGTACTGCAAGGGAAACCGACCTTTTTAATTGGAGCTTCCATAGGAGCATTGGGGACCGTCCGTGCGCAGCTTCACTTGAAAGAAATTCTAACCAACCCGATGCTTGCCCCGGTCATCTTACCGGGCAATGACGTGTTCATCGGTACTGTGCAAAATAAGTTGGATGCAGAGGGCGATATCACGGATCAGGCGACCATTGATTTTCTTGATAAGGTTGTACAGAACTTTGTCGAGTTTTATAAGAAGAACAGGGCAGGAGCATAA
- a CDS encoding excisionase family DNA-binding protein has product MYRTIEETAEYLGMPVEQVEKYILDGRIRAVHDGDQFLVNQAQFSLYFEQLETAKQLIEDYWSEPLPPDLDIKDED; this is encoded by the coding sequence ATGTATAGAACTATCGAGGAAACTGCCGAATACTTGGGCATGCCCGTCGAACAAGTGGAAAAGTATATTTTGGACGGCCGTATCCGTGCAGTGCACGACGGCGATCAGTTCCTAGTCAATCAAGCCCAATTCAGCCTCTATTTCGAGCAGTTGGAAACGGCAAAACAACTGATTGAGGATTATTGGAGCGAACCGCTTCCGCCTGATCTCGATATAAAAGACGAAGATTGA
- a CDS encoding LytR/AlgR family response regulator transcription factor: MVQIKVGERIKNIKIEDVYYIETSAIPHRLTLYERHGYYEFYGKLIDFEALGEPFYRSHKSFLINLCHVKELNKKERTVTMANGDRCLISFRAFRELGRRLSHKDN; encoded by the coding sequence ATGGTACAAATAAAAGTCGGCGAGCGTATTAAAAATATAAAAATTGAGGATGTTTACTATATAGAAACATCCGCCATACCGCATAGATTGACCTTGTATGAACGGCATGGGTATTATGAATTCTACGGTAAACTGATAGATTTTGAAGCACTGGGCGAGCCCTTCTATCGAAGTCATAAAAGCTTTCTGATCAATTTATGCCATGTGAAAGAACTGAATAAAAAAGAACGGACTGTCACCATGGCAAATGGGGATAGATGTCTGATTTCATTTCGTGCATTTCGTGAATTGGGACGCAGGCTATCTCATAAGGATAATTAG
- a CDS encoding methylated-DNA--[protein]-cysteine S-methyltransferase, producing the protein MEKDKTVAWTELHLEQWKLHIAATPKGLCYVGSPGAPFEELAEWVSKRLPDYEVVEDEKTLEHYARELKEYLEGRRKDFSMAVDLHGTAFQQSVWEALLGIPFGETVTYSKMAERLQKPSAVRAVASAIGANPVMIAVPCHRVIAKNGKLAGFRGGLEMKEKLLLLES; encoded by the coding sequence ATGGAAAAGGATAAGACAGTCGCTTGGACGGAACTTCATCTCGAACAATGGAAGCTTCATATCGCTGCTACGCCAAAAGGGCTTTGCTATGTCGGGTCCCCCGGGGCACCATTTGAGGAGCTGGCGGAATGGGTTAGCAAACGGCTTCCTGATTATGAAGTGGTGGAGGATGAAAAAACACTGGAACACTATGCAAGGGAATTGAAGGAGTATTTAGAGGGGCGGCGCAAAGACTTTTCGATGGCAGTTGATTTGCACGGGACTGCTTTCCAACAATCGGTTTGGGAGGCGTTGCTGGGGATTCCGTTTGGCGAAACCGTCACCTATTCCAAAATGGCAGAACGACTCCAAAAACCGAGCGCCGTCCGGGCGGTTGCTTCGGCAATTGGAGCCAATCCAGTCATGATCGCCGTGCCATGCCACCGGGTCATCGCAAAAAATGGGAAGCTCGCTGGTTTTCGAGGCGGCTTGGAAATGAAGGAAAAATTGCTTTTATTAGAAAGTTGA
- the ccsA gene encoding cytochrome c biogenesis protein CcsA, whose translation MVDREESVGVIKVTNSIDAQKSNTILWAFLVGTVLYWITRMATRKRILQLLKPLTKKVSPTIMDEISYRSVIVGFPLFSLGGLLFAMIWAHIAWGRFWGWDPKEVWARITWLFYAGFLHLRLSSGWERTRTAWMSIIGFGLIVFNQVFVNLVIAGLHSYA comes from the coding sequence TTGGTAGATCGGGAGGAATCCGTCGGGGTTATCAAGGTGACAAATTCAATTGATGCCCAAAAGAGCAATACGATTCTTTGGGCATTCCTTGTAGGCACCGTGTTATATTGGATAACCCGGATGGCGACGCGAAAACGGATTCTCCAATTATTGAAGCCGCTCACCAAGAAAGTAAGTCCCACCATTATGGATGAAATCTCGTATCGCTCTGTAATTGTCGGCTTCCCCTTATTCTCATTAGGCGGCTTACTTTTCGCGATGATTTGGGCACATATTGCATGGGGGCGTTTCTGGGGATGGGATCCGAAGGAAGTGTGGGCACGCATCACATGGTTGTTCTATGCGGGCTTCCTGCATTTACGGTTATCTTCAGGATGGGAAAGAACACGAACCGCCTGGATGTCCATTATCGGTTTTGGCCTTATTGTGTTCAATCAAGTATTTGTAAACCTCGTTATCGCCGGCTTGCATTCCTATGCTTAA
- a CDS encoding QueT transporter family protein codes for MKVKTLATSGIIAALYVAVTFLVAPFGFTNVQFRVSEIFNHLVVFNKKYIYGVVLGVFVANMLFSDLGPIDLVFGVGHSILSLGITILAGRFIASPFKRMIVNTLVFTFTMCIIAFELNLVLGFPFLLTWLFVAVGEFVVMAVGIPLMLALNKRLKLEKLI; via the coding sequence ATGAAAGTCAAAACCTTGGCAACGAGCGGAATTATCGCTGCGTTGTATGTCGCTGTCACGTTTTTGGTAGCGCCGTTTGGATTTACGAATGTCCAATTCCGGGTTTCTGAGATATTCAACCACCTCGTCGTGTTTAACAAGAAATACATCTACGGCGTGGTGCTCGGGGTCTTTGTCGCGAATATGCTGTTTTCCGACTTGGGGCCGATCGACTTGGTGTTCGGCGTCGGTCATTCTATCCTCTCTTTGGGCATCACCATTCTGGCCGGCCGTTTCATAGCCAGCCCGTTCAAGCGGATGATCGTCAACACATTGGTCTTCACCTTCACGATGTGCATCATCGCGTTCGAATTGAATTTAGTACTAGGCTTCCCTTTCCTTCTCACGTGGCTGTTCGTCGCGGTTGGGGAATTCGTCGTCATGGCAGTGGGCATCCCCCTCATGCTGGCGCTCAATAAACGGTTAAAGCTGGAAAAACTAATCTAA
- a CDS encoding methyl-accepting chemotaxis protein, translating to MLQKLEEIKNNLPYFQQTYPEDTCMILCDKDTIIGYLPGERVDLKLKVGEKMEKYKGAATYKVLQSGKQLREEVPANFLGIPYISSCIPLYENGQLIGALAAVTSNEKIENLRKSADELSKVIEQMTVFSEEITKATDTSASRLQELSQQSETMKDNMKNIERIIGHVKGIAQKSNILGLNAAIEAARSGESGKGFAVVADEIRKMAANSNTAAEDIQKQLELTEQDILNINNSVQDVAAQTEEYSASIQEFHSMLEQVSATASLLSDQGKV from the coding sequence ATGTTGCAGAAATTAGAAGAGATTAAAAACAATCTGCCTTATTTTCAACAAACCTATCCAGAAGATACATGCATGATCTTATGTGATAAGGACACGATCATCGGATACTTGCCTGGAGAGAGGGTCGACTTGAAATTAAAAGTCGGTGAAAAGATGGAAAAGTATAAGGGAGCTGCCACTTATAAAGTGTTGCAGAGCGGAAAACAGCTTCGGGAGGAAGTCCCCGCCAATTTCCTGGGGATACCTTATATTTCATCATGCATCCCACTATATGAAAATGGACAATTGATAGGCGCCTTGGCGGCAGTCACCTCAAACGAAAAAATTGAGAACTTGCGGAAAAGCGCGGATGAACTAAGCAAAGTGATCGAACAAATGACAGTATTTTCGGAAGAAATTACGAAAGCGACAGACACTTCCGCCTCTCGGTTGCAAGAGCTGTCCCAGCAATCTGAAACGATGAAAGATAATATGAAAAACATCGAACGGATCATTGGGCATGTGAAAGGGATTGCTCAAAAGTCGAATATCCTTGGGTTAAACGCAGCTATTGAAGCCGCTCGATCCGGAGAAAGCGGGAAAGGATTCGCTGTCGTGGCTGATGAAATCCGAAAGATGGCGGCCAATAGCAATACCGCCGCAGAGGACATTCAAAAGCAACTGGAGCTCACGGAACAAGATATCCTGAATATCAATAACTCCGTCCAAGATGTGGCTGCGCAAACGGAGGAATATTCGGCAAGTATCCAGGAATTCCATTCGATGCTGGAACAAGTCTCGGCTACGGCCAGTTTGCTAAGCGATCAGGGGAAAGTGTAA